In Leopardus geoffroyi isolate Oge1 chromosome D1, O.geoffroyi_Oge1_pat1.0, whole genome shotgun sequence, a single window of DNA contains:
- the KCNJ5 gene encoding G protein-activated inward rectifier potassium channel 4, with product MAGDSRNAMNQDMEIGVTPRDPKKIPKQARDYIPIATDRTRLLAEGKKPRQRYMEKSGKCNVHHGNVQETYRYLSDLFTTLVDLKWRFNLLVFTMVYTITWLFFGFIWWLIAYIRGDLDHVGDQDWIPCVENLSGFVSAFLFSIETETTIGYGFRVITEKCPEGIILLLVQAILGSIVNAFMVGCMFVKISQPKKRAETLMFSNNAVISMRDEKLCLMFRVGDLRNSHIVEASIRAKLIKSRQTKEGEFIPLNQTDINVGFDTGDDRLFLVSPLIISHEINEKSPFWEMSRAQLDQEEFEVVVILEGMVEATGMTCQARSSYMDTEVLWGHRFTPVLTLEKGFYEVDYNTFHDTYETNTPSCCAKELAEMRREGRLLQYLPSPPLPGGCAETELDTEAEQEGEDGPEGLGGSRENTGSV from the exons ATGGCTGGCGATTCTAGGAATGCTATGAACCAGGATATGGAGATTGGAGTCACTCCCAGGGACCCTAAGAAGATTCCCAAACAGGCCCGGGATTACATCCCCATTGCCACAGACCGCACCCGTCTGCTGGCAGAAGGCAAGAAGCCCCGCCAGCGCTACATGGAAAAGAGTGGCAAGTGCAACGTCCACCATGGCAACGTCCAAGAAACCTATCGGTACCTGAGCGACCTCTTCACCACCCTGGTGGACCTCAAATGGCGCTTCAACCTGCTTGTCTTCACGATGGTCTACACCATCACTTGGCTGTTCTTCGGTTTCATTTGGTGGCTGATTGCCTACATCCGAGGTGATCTGGACCACGTTGGTGACCAAGATTGGATTCCTTGTGTTGAAAACCTCAGCGGCTTTGTGTCTGCCTTCCTGTTCTCCATTGAGACTGAAACCACCATTGGGTATGGCTTTCGGGTGATCACAGAGAAGTGTCCAGAGGGGATCATACTCCTCTTGGTCCAGGCCATCCTTGGCTCCATCGTCAATGCATTCATGGTGGGGTGCATGTTTGTCAAGATCAGTCAGCCAAAGAAGAGAGCAGAGACCCTCATGTTTTCCAACAACGCGGTCATCTCCATGCGGGACGAGAAGCTCTGCCTCATGTTCCGGGTGGGTGACCTTCGCAACTCCCACATTGTGGAGGCCTCCATCCGCGCCAAACTCATCAAGTCCCGGCAGACCAAAGAAGGGGAGTTCATCCCCCTGAACCAGACGGACATTAACGTGGGCTTCGACACTGGGGATGACCGTCTCTTCCTGGTGTCTCCGCTCATCATCTCCCACGAGATAAATGAGAAGAGCCCTTTCTGGGAGATGTCTCGGGCCCAGCTGGATCAGGAGGAGTTTGAAGTCGTGGTCATTCTAGAAGGGATGGTGGAGGCAACAG GTATGACTTGCCAGGCACGGAGCTCCTACATGGATACAGAGGTGCTCTGGGGCCACCGATTCACGCCAGTCCTCACGTTGGAAAAGGGCTTCTACGAGGTGGACTACAACACCTTCCATGACACCTACGAGACCAACACGCCCAGCTGCTGTGCCAAGGAGCTGGCAGAAATGAGGCGGGAAGGCCGGCTCCTCCAATACCTCCCTAGCCCACCCCTGCCGGGGGGCTGTGCTGAAACGGAGCTCGATACAGAGGccgagcaggagggagaggacgGGCCCGAGGGCCTGGGTGGGTCCCGGGAGAACACGGGTTCGGTGTGA